From Elaeis guineensis isolate ETL-2024a chromosome 16, EG11, whole genome shotgun sequence, a single genomic window includes:
- the LOC105058927 gene encoding uracil-DNA glycosylase, mitochondrial yields MASSSKTQVEIFQPAKRLKSLPASPETLTPKSSISALCKPSPTDATGASGDLVPSESPSTLTPDQKKRIEINKALARSKRNLRLCTEKIERTKAEGLDYVKLEELLVEETWLEALPGELQKPYAKNLCRFVEREVRGSVPIYPPPYLIFNALHSTPFDRVKAVIIGQDPYHGPGQAMGLAFSVPEGIKMPSSLVNIFRELQKDVGCSVPSHGNLERWAVQGVLLLNTVLTVRNHQANSHAKKGWEPFTDAVIRTISQKKSGVVFLLWGNSAQEKSRLIDESKHHILRAAHPSGLSANRGFFGCRHFSQTNQILKRLGLSPIDWQL; encoded by the exons ATGGCGTCTTCCTCCAAAACCCAAGTCGAAATCTTCCAGCCCGCGAAGCGCCTCAAATCCCTCCCCGCCTCCCCCGAAACCCTGACCCCCAAATCCTCCATCTCCGCCCTCTGCAAGCCCTCTCCCACCGACGCCACGGGCGCCTCCGGCGACCTCGTCCCATCGGAATCCCCCTCCACCCTCACCCCGGATCAGAAGAAGAGGATCGAAATCAACAAAGCCCTAGCGAGGTCGAAGCGGAATCTGCGGCTCTGTACCGAAAAAATCGAGCGAACCAAAG CTGAGGGGCTGGACTATGTGAAGCTGGAGGAGCTTTTGGTGGAGGAGACGTGGTTGGAGGCGCTCCCGGGGGAGCTTCAAAAGCCCTACGCCAAGAATCTGTGCAGGTTTGTGGAGCGGGAGGTTCGTGGGAGCGTGCCGATATATCCTCCACCGTATCTTATATTCAATGCCCTCCATTCGACTCCCTTTGATAGAGTGAAGGCGGTGATCATTGGACAG GATCCGTACCATGGACCTGGTCAAGCCATGGGTCTTGCTTTCTCCGTGCCGGAGGGTATTAAGATGCCTTCTAGCCTAGTCAATATATTCAGGGAGCTTCAAAAGGATGTTGGATGCTCTGTGCCATCACATGGAAATTTGGAAAGATGGGCTGTACAG GGTGTTCTTCTGCTTAACACTGTCCTCACTG TGAGGAACCATCAAGCTAATTCACATGCTAAGAAAGGGTGGGAGCCATTTACTGATGCTGTGATTCGAACAATTTCACAGAAGAAATCTGGAGTtgtttttcttctttggggaaatTCTGCTCAAGAAAAGTCAAG ATTGATTGATGAGTCAAAACATCACATTCTAAGAGCTGCTCATCCATCAGGCCTATCAGCTAACAGAGGTTTCTTTGGATGCAG GCATTTTTCTCAGACAAATCAGATATTGAAGAGATTGGGCCTTTCTCCCATAGATTGGCAACTCTAA
- the LOC109506715 gene encoding LOW QUALITY PROTEIN: early nodulin-like protein 21 (The sequence of the model RefSeq protein was modified relative to this genomic sequence to represent the inferred CDS: inserted 1 base in 1 codon) → MVSLWTSFARLLLLTLFSLQPSNALDFEVGDDEGWVIPXSNNTALYNHWASWNRFQVGDTIQFKYKKDSVMEVSEEDYQQCRSLHPLFFSNNGTTEFKLDHSGMFYFIGGVAGHCNRGQKMIIKVLSHSNSWGPSGSPSSSNHTGSSTSPESPDSSSAAAQVAAIVLEALVLLVGLLFF, encoded by the exons ATGGTCTCTCTCTGGACGAGCTTtgccaggctcctcctcctaacTCTCTTCTCCTTGCAACCTTCCAATGCTCTCGACTTCGAGGTCGGCGATGATGAGGGTTGGGTTATCC CTTCCAACAACACTGCACTCTACAACCACTGGGCCTCCTGGAACAGGTTTCAAGTTGGCGACACTATCC agttcaagTACAAGAAAGATTCTGTGATGGAAGTGAGCGAAGAGGACTACCAGCAATGCAGGTCGTTGCATCCTCTCTTCTTTTCAAATAACGGGACAACAGAGTTCAAGCTGGATCACTCTGGGATGTTCTACTTCATCGGTGGGGTGGCAGGTCACTGCAACAGGGGACAGAAGATGATCATCAAGGTGTTAAGCCATTCGAACTCGTGGGGACCAAGTGGATCACCTTCAAGCAGCAACCACACCGGAAGCTCGACCTCTCCTGAATCGCCTGATTCAAGTAGTGCAGCAGCTCAGGTTGCAGCAATCGTTCTTGAAGCCCTTGTATTATTAGTTGGCTTGCTCTTCTTTTAG
- the LOC105058928 gene encoding transcription factor ILR3 isoform X1, which yields MGSNSIEDYWIDGGGSDGELRCALENFCGIGPTSGIGIQEAYMDVCNLDQASSRKRVRDESCSGPKTKACREKMRRDRLNDRFLELSSILDPGRPPKSDKASILGDAARVLVQLRSEARQLKESNEKLQETIKDLKVEKNELRDEKTRLKADKERLEQQVKAMSVPPAGFMPHPIAFHPAAATVAFAPHGQAPANKAGSVTAFPGVAMWQWMPPAVVDTTQDTKLWPPNA from the exons ATGGGATCCAATTCGATCGAGGACTACTGGATCGATGGCGGAGGGTCGGATGGCGAGTTGCGCTGCGCTCTGGAGAACTTCTGCGGTATCGGTCCGACCTCCGG AATTGGGATTCAAGAGGCATACATGGATGTTTGCAACCTTGACCAGGCCAGCTCGAGGAAAAG GGTAAGAGATGAATCATGTTCAGGACCCAAGACTAAAGCGTGCCGTGAGAAAATGCGGCGGGATAGGCTAAATGATAG GTTTTTGGAATTGAGTTCGATCCTTGATCCTGGTAGGCCTCCTAAGTCTGACAAAGCCAGTATTTTGGGTGATGCGGCTCGTGTATTGGTGCAGTTAAGAAGTGAAGCACGACAACTTAAGGAATCAAATGAAAAGCTTCAAGAAACAATTAAAGATCTAAAG gTGGAGAAGAATGAGCTTCGGGATGAGAAGACGAGGTTGAAGGCAGATAAGGAGAGATTGGAGCAACAAGTCAAGGCCATGAGTGTGCCTCCAGCAGGATTTATGCCACATCCAATTGCATTCCATCCTGCTGCAGCCACTGTTGCATTTGCTCCACATGGTCAGGCTCCAGCAAACAAAGCTGGCTCCGTTACTGCATTCCCTGGTGTGGCCATGTGGCAATGGATGCCTCCCGCAGTTGTGGATACCACACAAGATACCAAGCTTTGGCCTCCCAATGCGTAG
- the LOC105058928 gene encoding transcription factor ILR3 isoform X2, translating into MDVCNLDQASSRKRVRDESCSGPKTKACREKMRRDRLNDRFLELSSILDPGRPPKSDKASILGDAARVLVQLRSEARQLKESNEKLQETIKDLKVEKNELRDEKTRLKADKERLEQQVKAMSVPPAGFMPHPIAFHPAAATVAFAPHGQAPANKAGSVTAFPGVAMWQWMPPAVVDTTQDTKLWPPNA; encoded by the exons ATGGATGTTTGCAACCTTGACCAGGCCAGCTCGAGGAAAAG GGTAAGAGATGAATCATGTTCAGGACCCAAGACTAAAGCGTGCCGTGAGAAAATGCGGCGGGATAGGCTAAATGATAG GTTTTTGGAATTGAGTTCGATCCTTGATCCTGGTAGGCCTCCTAAGTCTGACAAAGCCAGTATTTTGGGTGATGCGGCTCGTGTATTGGTGCAGTTAAGAAGTGAAGCACGACAACTTAAGGAATCAAATGAAAAGCTTCAAGAAACAATTAAAGATCTAAAG gTGGAGAAGAATGAGCTTCGGGATGAGAAGACGAGGTTGAAGGCAGATAAGGAGAGATTGGAGCAACAAGTCAAGGCCATGAGTGTGCCTCCAGCAGGATTTATGCCACATCCAATTGCATTCCATCCTGCTGCAGCCACTGTTGCATTTGCTCCACATGGTCAGGCTCCAGCAAACAAAGCTGGCTCCGTTACTGCATTCCCTGGTGTGGCCATGTGGCAATGGATGCCTCCCGCAGTTGTGGATACCACACAAGATACCAAGCTTTGGCCTCCCAATGCGTAG
- the LOC105058929 gene encoding uncharacterized protein: MNGPRIQMSAPMAPAPFSAPPPSSASAAARSSPAPLQSHLPSPLSLGLLPLPPPPSSTTRPPPSGLDLAESAPVARVRLADIAPYEGAPGAAYARAVELLSGSLMRHNAVVIELGSEEAVVVRCALESVRMYFKARARCSSGGGGKASRGVYIYRAGRALEDGDLSPACMNDAFTCMGKAARAALCAIARHLRLRSDVFNHLLDDTPLPANEVSSSVLVAACSHASLQNGKGLIGGGKSLANEVEKGLLTLIASDSPGIQVCDPNGRWYLADGGSGPSDLLLVTGRALSHATAGLRPAASYRIAADYSSGIMTAGRTSLTFRLMPQSNAILDCSPIAAAGHVIPQSYQPISVSQFMDDLSAEEDVCNHPDNTYVACDDHNLIREPSLRSVLSDPLSGAFLEDAMVVSCGHSFGGHMLKKVIEMARCTLCSSEIDTGSLVPNFALRAAATAVKMEDDRRLFHNASLRKRRKEVGEQTDALKRLGKENGEVAVDSESPRPLKGVQYPFAVNEKVLIKGNRRTPDKFVGREALITSQCLNGWYLLKILDSGESVRLQYRSLQKLPCSQADDRARPEPLLQSSS, translated from the exons ATGAACGGCCCCCGGATCCAGATGTCCGCCCCCATGGCCCCGGCTCCCTTCTCCGCCCCTCCACCCTCCTCCGCCTCCGCCGCCGCCCGATCGTCGCCGGCGCCACTCCAGTCTCACCTCCCGTCCCCACTCTCCCTCGGCCTCCTTCCCCTCCCCCCGCCTCCCAGCTCCACGACCCGCCCGCCACCGTCCGGCCTCGACCTGGCCGAGAGCGCGCCCGTCGCGAGGGTGAGGTTGGCGGACATCGCTCCCTACGAGGGTGCTCCGGGAGCGGCCTATGCTAGGGCGGTGGAGTTGCTGTCGGGGTCGCTGATGAGGCACAACGCGGTGGTGATCGAGCTCGGGAGCGAGGAGGCTGTGGTGGTGCGGTGCGCGCTGGAGTCGGTGAGGATGTACTTTAAAGCAAGAGCGCGGTGCAGTAGTGGCGGTGGGGGGAAGGCGAGCCGCGGTGTTTACATCTACCGCGCTGGAAG GGCTTTGGAAGATGGAGACCTGTCACCTGCATGCATGAATGATGCTTTCACATGTATGGGAAAGGCAGCTCGTGCTGCGCTGTGTGCAATAGCAAGACATCTTCGTCTACGCAGCGA TGTTTTCAACCATCTGCTTGATGATACCCCACTACCTGCCAATGAGGTCTCTTCATCGGTGTTGGTTGCAGCCTGTTCTCATGCCTCATTACAGAATGGCAAGGGGCTTATTGGAGGAGGAAAATCTTTGgctaatgaagtagaaaaagggTTGTTGACATTAATTGCTTCTGACAGTCCTGGGATTCAG GTTTGTGATCCAAATGGTCGTTGGTACCTGGCAGATGGGGGTTCAGGTCCTAGTGACCTATTGTTGGTTACAGGAAGGGCACTTAGTCATGCTACTGCTGGTCTCCGCCCAGCTGCCTCATATAGGATCGCTGCTGACTATTCTTCAGGAATTATGACTGCTGGAAG GACATCACTGACATTTAGACTAATGCCTCAAAGCAATGCTATATTGGATTGCTCTCCAATTGCAGCTGCTGGCCATGTAATCCCACAAAGTTACCAACCAATATCTGTGAGCCAGTTTATGGATGACTTGTCTGCCGAAGAAGATGTGTGCAACCATCCTGATAATACCTAT GTGGCATGCgatgatcataacctaattagggaACCATCATTGAGAAGTGTCCTCTCAGACCCTTTATC TGGGGCATTCCTTGAGGATGCTATGGTTGTATCTTGCGGACATTCATTTGGTGGCCACATGTTGAAGAAAGTCATAGAAATG GCGAGATGTACTCTCTGCAGTTCAGAAATAGACACTGGGTCCTTGGTCCCTAACTTTG CTTTGAGAGCTGCAGCTACTGCAGTGAAGATGGAGGATGACAGGAGACTCTTCCATAATGCTTCTCTTCGAAAACGCAGGAAAGAAGTTGGTGAGCAGACGGATGCCCTGAAGAGACTAGGCAAG GAAAATGGTGAGGTGGCAGTCGATAGTGAGAGCCCTAGACCGCTAAAAGGAGTTCAATATCCATTTGCAGTGAATGAGAAAGTGTTGATCAAG GGAAACAGGAGGACCCCTGACAAATTTGTTGGAAGGGAAGCATTGATCACATCCCAATGCTTGAATGGCTG GTATCTCCTCAAGATTCTTGACAGTGGAGAAAGCGTGCGCTTGCAATACCGCTCTCTCCAGAAACTCCCGTGCTCTCAAGCTGATGACAGGGCTCGGCCAGAACCACTGCTTCAGAGCAGCAGTTGA